From the genome of Alkalimarinus coralli:
TTTCATAACGCTCTGTCTGCATCCAATACACGCGGTGTAAAACAGCTGGAAGCAGTTAAACAAGGACGAGCCTACGCTATCTGGCATCATTTCTATAACACACCTCTTAATGTAGTTGCTGCTCAGGTATTTGCTAAGTGGTTATATCCAAAGACGTTTCAGGAACTAGACCCACACGCTACTTTAAATGAGTTATATGAGCGTTTTCAGCCATTCCCGGCACAAGGAACCTATTGGGTGATGCTGAATAAGGGTTCCTTAAGGTCTGAGACCACATCAACCACTCAGCCGGACAAGGCGATGAGTCAACCATGACAAAAAATGTCTAATGGTCAGCGCCAAATGATTGGGCTAGCACAAGCACTGGCGCGCCAATCGAAACTATTATTACTTGATGAACCAGCGAGTGCATTAGACCTTGACTGACAATTGAATGCTCTGGAAACTATTCGTGATGAAACGACTCAGAGGCGAACGACTGCTTTGGTGGCCAGCCATGACCGCAATAACTGACCTTGATTACTCCCTTATATGACCGTGGCAGTCAGAGACCGTTATTGCTAACGTTCCTATAATACGTGCCCTGCTGATCAAGCGACTTGTGTACACATATTTAGTAAATTGCAGCTCATCATAGACTTAAAGTCCGTTATTTTGGACGCTGACCCACCAACACCGCCGAAACAGGTTACGGTTAGTTGTGTATCTCTAACTTCCTATGGCTTCCTTCAGACCCCACCGTTGGCCAGTGACGCCCTTGCCATTCAGATTATCTTCCCCTTAGTCAGGGTGATTCCACTTTCTTTCAAGTGGACGGGTTTGCCAGCTTCGCTGGGCAAACAAAAAAGGGCCGAAAAGCCCTTTATTTATATTCGACCATACAGGCCAGGAACTACATCACTGACTGTAGGTAGTTTTGCAAGCCAATCTTGTCGATTAGCCCTAGCTGTTTTTCGAGCCAGTAGGCATGATCTTCTTCTGTATCCTCAAGCTGCTTTACCAGCATCGCTCGGGTTTCATAATCCTGCTCTGTTTCACACAGCGCGATCGCTGCTTTAAGGTTTTTGACCACTGAGTACTCAAGATCAAGATCACTTTGCAGCATTTCAGGAACAGTAGAACCAATATTCAGAGGCTCACGCTTCGTTAAGTTAGGGGTACCCTCCAAAAACAATATTCGCTTTATCATTGCATCTGCATGACCGGTTTCATCTTCCATCTCATGGCCAATGCGCTCATACAGCTTAGATAGCCCCCAGTCATCATACATTCTGGAATGAACAAAATACTGATCCATCGCCGTTAACTCACCGGCTAATAGATCATTCAGTACGTCAATTACTTTACTGCTGCCCTTCATAATTTTACTCCCAAAAAATCAATCGCCGATCATAGACTGAAGATAGTTCTCGATAGTCACCTTATTAATTAGATCAAGTTGTGTTTCAACCCAATCCAGGTGCTCTTCTTCACTATCCAGAATGCCACCCAACAGATCTCTGCTGACATAGTCAGACACAGACTCACAATATTCGATGGCCTCTCGTAAATCCTGCAACGTCACTGTTTGAAGTTTGAGGTCGCACTCGAGGATTTCCTGAGTGTGCTCGCCAATCAATAGCTTGCCCAGTTTTTGCAGGTTTGGAATCCCCTCCAAAAACAAAACCCGCTCGATAAGCTTATCCGCTTGCTTCATATCCTTTATGGACTTTTTGTACTCGTGCTCATCTAGCTCAGCCAGCCCCCAGTGCTTGAACATTCGCGCATGAAGAAAATACTGGTTGATCGCTATCAGCTCGTTACCTAAACACTTGTTAAGTAACTCAATGACTTTTTTATCGCCTTTCATAATGAAAACCTTTTCAAACTAGCGTGAAGAGCCAATGGAGTTAACCATTTACTGTAGTATAGGTTGGATAGTATAGACGATAGGGAGGGAGTGCCAACTATTTTTGGCAATTAGAAGAGGTTGTCCAATAGTAAAAGATAATATGCAACTACATGATTATAAAGATAATCTTAATGCAAGTAATTTAGATTAACAGGCAATCTCTTGAGCCAGGTGAAAATTATTGGATAACTGCAACTGGGAAACGGTATCTTCAACAAGGCTTTTTGCGTAAGAAGCACACTGCCCGCAGCATCCACCTACACCCAGAGCGGCGTGAACATCACGAAATCCGGTAGCGCCTTCATGAACTGCATTTTCAATATCTTTATCAGTAATACCGTTACAGATGCACACCAACATATTTAAAGACCCGTATTAAGTTTCAATAATCATTATTATATGCAAATGAGAACGCTTATCAATTAAATTTTTGTTAATTTTAATGAAAACCTTTGTACGACGTCATAAGCGACACAAAGACAAGGCAAAAAATGGCGAAAGCGCGCAGTAGACCTGCAAAGTTCTTTACCGATAATAATGTTTAATTGACTCCTGCCCTATGCCTGATAGCATTCCCGTTCAATCAATTCATAGCCTTATATAAGTTGCCATTCATGACAGAAGCACATGCAAACTCGGCCTGCCCTTCCCTATCAGGTACATTAATGATTCAAGGCACAACATCTGATGCAGGTAAAAGTACGCTGGTTGCTGGTATCTGCCGGGTGTTAAAGCGAAGGGGGATTCCTGTTGCGCCGTTTAAACCACAGAATATGGCGTTGAATAGCGCAGTAACAACCGATGGGGGCGAGATTGGTCGAGCACAGGCGTTTCAGGCAATGGCCTGTGAGCTTGACCCGATTACCGATATGAACCCGGTGCTGCTGAAGCCAACATCAGATCAGGGCGCGCAGGTGATCATACAGGGAAAAGCCGTTAGCACCATGCAGGCGAAGCAATACCATGACTACAAAAACACCGCTCGTGAAGCCGTTTTTGACTCCTTCAATCGCTTAAAAAGCCAGTTTAATTATGTGATGATCGAAGGTGCCGGTAGCCCTGCCGAGGTCAATCTTCGGCAAAACGATATCGCCAATATGGGCTTTGCTGAGCAAGCTGATTGTCCGGTAGTAATTGTGGCAGATATCGATAGAGGCGGTGTGTTTGCACATCTGGTCGGGACGTTAGCGCTTCTATCCCCTTCAGAACAAGCCAGGGTACGGGGCTTTATTATTAACCGGTTCAGAGGTGATATTGCCCTGCTACAACCAGGGCTGGATTGGCTGGAAGAGAGAACCAATAAACCTGTACTGGGTGTTCTCCCTTATTTACACGGCCTTTACATTGATGCTGAAGATGGCGTGAACTGTATCGAAAAAGAGGATAGTGGAGATCATCAGGAATCTCTAACCGTTATTGTTCCGTTACTCCCCCGCATTAGCAACCACACCGATTTTGACCCTCTTCGGCTACACCCTCAGATAAAGTTTAGCTACATAAAAGAAGGGGACGCTATTCCCCCGGCTGACCTGATTATCTTACCCGGCAGCAAAAATGTACGGAAAGACCTTCAGTGGCTCAAACATCAAGGCTGGCAAGAAGCGATACACAAACACTTGCGCTATGGAGGCAAGTTGCTGGGCATCTGTGGTGGATATCAAATGCTGGGCGAAAGTATTCGAGACCCTCTAGGCATAGAAGGTACTGCTGGAGATGAAACCGGCCTGAATCTGCTGTCAATGAGCACCGAACTGGAGCCAGAGAAACAGCTAAAGCGTGTTGCCGGAACACTCAAGCTGCCAGACCAGCCAGAAGTGCCCGTCACTGGCTATGAGATTCACGCCGGTATTACCCGTGGTAAAGCGCTCAACAACCCCATGCTGACATTGGGCCGCGCGAGCGTTGGCAGTACTCATATTAGCGATAACAACTGCCCTAACAACGACAACATTAACGGCGACAGCATCAGCGACGGAGTACTCTCTAACGATAACCAAATTGCTGGCACCTATTTACACGGCCTGTTTGATCAACCAGAAGCACTGGAACAACTGCTGATATGGGCGGGTTTAAAAGAAGCCACCCAAATTGATTACGGACAGCTCCGTGAATCATCGATCAACCGACTGGCAGATGCCGTTGAGCAGCACCTGGATCTGGATAAGTTATTTCAATGCAACGAGTTAGCAGAGTAAAGATGCCTGTCTATCAAGAACTCAAACCTGAAATATTGAGTGACAACGGCTTAAACCTGTTACATGTATTCAATATTTCAGCGCTACCGCACAGCATCATTGACTCACTTGGTCTACAACAGTCAAAGTACCAACAGCTGATTTTAGTTGGCCATGGGGGGCGCAAGCTTTGGAATTTTTTACCCCAGACCAGGCCCCACCCTGAAAACCGGATTGATGACTTCAGTCAGGCCACTATCACTAACTGGCTTAATACCGCGCACCCAACGCTGAACTATGAGCTTGTTTACCCCCTATCGCAAACCATAAACTTGATCACCCTTGGCCAGTTAGCAGGCTGGCATCATGAGTCACCGTTTAAAGTGGGAATCAACTCACAGTGGGGGACTTGGTTTGCTTATCGTGCGGTTATTTTGGCCAATAGCCAATTCAAAGTATCGCCCCCTTTCGAGCCACCATCACCCTGTACTAGCTGTCAGCATAAACCCTGCATTAGTCACTGCCCGGCAGGCGCATGTGAGAGTGGTAGCCTCAATATCAACACCTGTATCAATTATAGAAAGCAGGCTGAGTCCAACTGCATGAATACTTGTCACGCCCGGTTAAGCTGCCCTGTACAGCAAAAACATCGCTATACTGATGCGCAACTGGATTACCATTACACTGAATCCTTGAAAATAATCAATCAGTTCAAACTATAGGCCCACTATGAGTGATTCTAAGTCAGCAAAACACAAAGCCAGCATGGAAAAACAAAAGGAGAAGGTCGATAAGAGTATCGCTAATGCAAATATCGAACGCGGCGTTTCAATTCTCTTAACTGGCAATGGAAAAGGAAAATCAAGTTCCGCTTTCGGCATGGTCATGCGCTGCCTCGGGTACGGTTACAACGTCGGCATTGTGCAGTTTATAAAAGGCGTACAACTGTCGGGGGAAGAGATATTCATCCGAGACCAGCACCCTGAAGTTCAATTTCATCAGATGGGAACAGGCTTTACCTGGGATACTCAGGATAGAGACGCTGATATCGCCGCTGCTGAAAAGTCATGGAAGCACGCCGAACAGATGCTGCAAGACGAAAGCTTGCACCTTGTAGTACTGGACGAACTCACCTATATGCTGGCCTATAGCTATCTAAACGAGGAGAAAGTACTGGATGCCATTCGCAATCGTCCGGAAAATCAGAGCGTTGTGGTCACCGGACGTGGCGGCGGTAAGGCGATTCGGGAGTTGGTCGATACAGTTTCAGAAATAAACGACATCAAACATGCTTATACCGCGGGTATCATGGCACGGAAAGGGGTGGACTATTAGTCCCCCATGAGCAGCCCGCTATCTTTGATTCATCAACAGTTTATAGTAACCTTAATTTTTTGATTTTAGAGCTGAATAAGATGCCAAAAGCTAGTGAACTAAAGAAAAATGCCGCCGTCGAGTATAACGGCAACGTCTACGTCATCCGAACCATCGAGCGTTCAGTGCCGCAAGGTCGAGCTGGAGGAAGTATCTATCGTATGCGGATGTACGATGTTGCGACCGGCAATAAAATTGATGAGACCTTCAAAGATTCAGACATGCTGAACCTCGCAGACTTAACACGTCGCCCTGCGAAGTTTTCCTACTCTGATGGCGACGAATACGTCTTTATGGATAACGAAGACTATTCATCTTACAGCTTTAACAAAGAGCGAATTGAAGAAGAGTTACAGTTCATAAATGAAGATACCGAAGGTTTGATGGTCGTCATTGTTGACGATGCGCCAATAGCGCTGGACCTGCCTGCCAACGTTGACCTTGATATTGTTGAGACAGACCCGGCACTGAAAGGCGGTTCTGCAACAGCAAGAACAAAACCGGCAATTCTTTCCACCGGACTAACCGTTCAAGTGCCAGAGCATATTTCAACAGGCGAACGAATTACCATCAGCGTTGACGAGCGCAAGTTTGTCAGCCGCGCCGACTCCAAGTAAATAGCGC
Proteins encoded in this window:
- the bfr gene encoding bacterioferritin; the protein is MKGDKKVIELLNKCLGNELIAINQYFLHARMFKHWGLAELDEHEYKKSIKDMKQADKLIERVLFLEGIPNLQKLGKLLIGEHTQEILECDLKLQTVTLQDLREAIEYCESVSDYVSRDLLGGILDSEEEHLDWVETQLDLINKVTIENYLQSMIGD
- a CDS encoding (2Fe-2S)-binding protein, with translation MLVCICNGITDKDIENAVHEGATGFRDVHAALGVGGCCGQCASYAKSLVEDTVSQLQLSNNFHLAQEIAC
- the efpL gene encoding elongation factor P-like protein EfpL: MPKASELKKNAAVEYNGNVYVIRTIERSVPQGRAGGSIYRMRMYDVATGNKIDETFKDSDMLNLADLTRRPAKFSYSDGDEYVFMDNEDYSSYSFNKERIEEELQFINEDTEGLMVVIVDDAPIALDLPANVDLDIVETDPALKGGSATARTKPAILSTGLTVQVPEHISTGERITISVDERKFVSRADSK
- a CDS encoding cobyric acid synthase yields the protein MTEAHANSACPSLSGTLMIQGTTSDAGKSTLVAGICRVLKRRGIPVAPFKPQNMALNSAVTTDGGEIGRAQAFQAMACELDPITDMNPVLLKPTSDQGAQVIIQGKAVSTMQAKQYHDYKNTAREAVFDSFNRLKSQFNYVMIEGAGSPAEVNLRQNDIANMGFAEQADCPVVIVADIDRGGVFAHLVGTLALLSPSEQARVRGFIINRFRGDIALLQPGLDWLEERTNKPVLGVLPYLHGLYIDAEDGVNCIEKEDSGDHQESLTVIVPLLPRISNHTDFDPLRLHPQIKFSYIKEGDAIPPADLIILPGSKNVRKDLQWLKHQGWQEAIHKHLRYGGKLLGICGGYQMLGESIRDPLGIEGTAGDETGLNLLSMSTELEPEKQLKRVAGTLKLPDQPEVPVTGYEIHAGITRGKALNNPMLTLGRASVGSTHISDNNCPNNDNINGDSISDGVLSNDNQIAGTYLHGLFDQPEALEQLLIWAGLKEATQIDYGQLRESSINRLADAVEQHLDLDKLFQCNELAE
- a CDS encoding ATP-binding cassette domain-containing protein encodes the protein MSNGQRQMIGLAQALARQSKLLLLDEPASALDLD
- the bfr gene encoding bacterioferritin — encoded protein: MKGSSKVIDVLNDLLAGELTAMDQYFVHSRMYDDWGLSKLYERIGHEMEDETGHADAMIKRILFLEGTPNLTKREPLNIGSTVPEMLQSDLDLEYSVVKNLKAAIALCETEQDYETRAMLVKQLEDTEEDHAYWLEKQLGLIDKIGLQNYLQSVM
- the cobO gene encoding cob(I)yrinic acid a,c-diamide adenosyltransferase, which encodes MSDSKSAKHKASMEKQKEKVDKSIANANIERGVSILLTGNGKGKSSSAFGMVMRCLGYGYNVGIVQFIKGVQLSGEEIFIRDQHPEVQFHQMGTGFTWDTQDRDADIAAAEKSWKHAEQMLQDESLHLVVLDELTYMLAYSYLNEEKVLDAIRNRPENQSVVVTGRGGGKAIRELVDTVSEINDIKHAYTAGIMARKGVDY